TACCTTGCCATCTTTATCATTGATTTGCTTGACTGTATGATTCCAGATGAAATCAATCTTGTCATTGGCAAATGCGCGGTCCTGAAGGATTTTTTGCGCACGAAGCTCGTCACGGCGGTGAACGATTGTCACTTTTGATGCGAAGCGAGTCAAGTACACGCCCTCTTCAACCGCTGAATCTCCGCCGCCGACAACAACAAGTTCTTTATTTTTGAAAAATGCGCCATCACAAACCGCACAGTAAGAAACACCGCGGCCGCCAAGTTCCTGCTCGCCGGGAACGCCAAGCTTTTTGTACTCCGCACCAGCAGAGATGATGATGGAACGTGCTTTGTATTCCTTGTTGCCAGCCTTGATCGTTTTATATTCTTTTCCGTCGATGATTTCTTTTACATCGCCGTAGGCATATTCTGCACCAAACTTTTTCGCGTGGTCGAACATTTTAGTAGAAAGTTCAGGTCCAAGAATGTGATCAAAGCCTGGATAGTTTTCCACTTCTTCTGTGTTCGCCATTTGTCCGCCCGGCACGCCGCGCTCGAGCATCAATGTCGACAAATTCGCACGTGAAGTATAAACAGCAGCCGTCATCCCAGCCGGTCCAGCTCCGATGATAATGACGTCATAAATTTTCTCTTCTGACATGGTGTACAACTCCTTTGAATATCATGATCCGTTATTTTTCGGTTTCATACCATAATTAGTATTTCCTGCCTAAACATATCCTATAAAACAAGTGAAGCATAGTCCAAAAATATGCTTAAGTTCACGGAATTGACATATAGTTTTTACATACCCTCTTTTGTATTTTTTAAAAATGAGAAAAGGGTAAACCTCGTCTCGATTTCTCGGACTTAGTTTACCCTCTTAAATGCTGTCTTCTTCCTGTAGAAACTCGTTTGCCAAATTTATATATTTGGAAAGCGTCGATACAGACAAACCGTATTTTTTCGCGACTGCCGCTTTTGACGTCTTGATATTTCTTAGTTTATCCCACAGATAATCCACCGCTGCAGCCCACGCCTTTTTGTTCTTGAAGTCATAGCCCGCTTCAGCTGCCTGCTCGAATACTGAGAACCACATAATGTAGACACCAGCTTCATTTTTGCCGATCGGCTGGTGGTGGTCATAAAGAAGCTTTGCCGTTTCATGCGCGCCCTTTACTTCATCTTCCTTGCTGTTCAGTTTGCCGGAACTCACATACGCAAGGTATGATTTTTCCATTTCGGTCATTTTATCTGTTGATGTATCGGCCGCAAGGATTTCTTTCTTTTTAGCAGACAGAGATGTAAGGAATAGCGCAAATAGCCGTTCCTCCGGATAATCGCTGTTCAGCTGGTTCAGGATCGCCGAAACCTGCGATTCAAATTTTACGTCACGTTTGTCAGCCCACGGCTCCATTCCCTCTTTTTCAGGACTGAACTCGAGCACCTTTTTCCAGGCTGATACTGCGGTATTTTCCCTGCCGGTAAAATAGGAAGCATGCGCCAGCCAGTAATAGAAGGCACCGTCGCCTTCAAAGCCTGTTTTTTGCAGCTTCTTCAGCCAGCGGTATGCCAGCTCGTACTCACCGACAAGCGCAAATGTAGCACCAAGCTTGAACTGATGTTCAACGTGGATCGGATGGATTTTTTCCAGAGAGTCCTTAAGATCCTGGCCTTCCTTCTCCTGACCCTGATAATGCGCAAAAACAAGGGCATTGCACAATGCATGCAGGTTGCCAGGGTTCCGCTCGAGCACATCATTCAGGATGTCACGTGCCTTCGTCGCTTCGCCGAGGTAAAAATACGCCAGCGCCAGATTATTGTAGGCTGACCAGTATTCCGGATACTCTTCGATGACCTCCTGGAAGATCTCAATCGCCTTCGGAAACTCGCCCGATTCAAGATGATTGCGCGCTTCCTCCTGCTTGACGATCAGGTCATCCTCTTCATAATAATCCTCATCCATCTCTTCCGCTTCCATTGTCAGAAGATCAAGCAGATCGTTCGCATCCTCGGCAAACTCGCCATCTTCATTCAATTCCAAATAAAGATTAGCATGCCTGAACGCATCGCGGAACAATCCCAGATGAGCATAGTTATTCGCTAAGAAATAATGGCACTCTGCCATGTTTTCATCGAGTTCTTCGAGGACCAAGTGCAATAGGCGGTTAGACTGCTGATATTCACCCATCTCCGACAGCACAATCGCCAGCTGGCAAACGATCATCGGCTCGCCAGGCTCAAGATGCATCGCTCGTCGGAAATACTTCTCAGCCTTTTTAAGGTCCCGCCTGTGAAAAGCCTTGACCCCTTTGGTGAAATAGTACTCACCAGTCGGAACGAATGACAGCAATTGGCCTTTTTGCTTCATTGCTTTAGAGTCTTTTCCCATGTGATCCTCCATTTGTATTTTAGTAAACCATATCCTTTGAACCTTTAGATTGTATAAGAATACACATACAGTGTTTTATCGAAGCAACTTTAACTAATGTAGTATAACATACGGACAGAGTGTTCGAGAAGGTGTGGATTTGAAAATGTGGGCTGCAGGGATGATCGGAATGTCATTGATGGAGGGCTGGTGCATTTCATTTTCCTTAATTTGGATAAATGTGCAATTATTGCAGTTATCCGTGCAATTCCGGCTTAGTTTTGTGCAATTATCGTGGATGAGTGTGCAATTCCAGTTGTTTTTGGTGCAATTATCTAGTTTTATTAACAGAATAATTTTTCCAGTTACCTATTTAACCCTATATCGGGTTTAAATTGATCTCAAGAGGGCGATTTTTTTGCAATATATCCTTATAATGGCTACCCAACGCTGATAGACATGCTAATATTGCATTTCAACTAACACAATTCAGTGCAAAAACCCAGCGCAATCTATTCTTCTGCGCTGGGCTTCTTCCTTTTATTCAATACTCCTAGTACTTCTTTAAGCGGCAGCTTTTGTTCTTGCAGCAGGACCATCAGGTGGTAAAGAAGGTCCGCGGCTTCCCACTTCAGTTCTTCGGGGTCGCGGTTTTTGGCGGCGATGATGACTTCGGCGGCTTCTTCACCGATTTTTTTCAGGATCTTGTCGACGCCTTTTTCAAATAGATAGGTAGTATAGGCGCCTTCCGGCATTTCCTGTTCGCGCTGGCGAATGGTTTTTTCTAACTCAAGCATTACAGCAAAATCACCCAATGATGTAAGCTCATCAGCAGATGGCTCTAGCAGGTTTTCCGAGAAACAGCTGACTGCGCCGGTGTGGCATGCCGGTCCGGCTGGGTCGACGAGCACCACGAGGGAATCTCCGTCACAGTCGTATTTTATCTCGACGATCTTCTGGGTGTTGCCGCTCGTTGCGCCTTTATGCCAGAGCTCCTGGCGGGAACGGCTGTAAAACCAGGTTTCCCGTGTTTCAAGCGACTTGGCAAGGGATTCTTCATTCATATAGGCAACGGTCAGGACTTCACGTGTCGCTGCATCCTGGACAACTGCAGGAATCAGACCCTTATCATCAAACTTCAATTCTTCTAAATTCATCGTACGGTCACTCCTTTTTCACGGAGATGTGATTTTACTTCTTTTACAGAGGTTTCGCGATAGTGGAAGATTGATGCAGCCAGTGCGGCATCTGCTTTTCCTTCGGTAAAAGCCTCAACAAAATGGCCGGCGTTTCCGGCACCGCCAGAGGCAATCACCGGGACAGTCACCGCTTCACTCACAGCACGGGTCAATCTCAGGTCAAAGCCTTTCTTTTCGCCATCACTGTCCATGCTTGTCAGCAGGATTTCTCCGGCTCCGAGGCGGACAGCCTCTTTTGCCCAGTCAATCACTTCCCAATCAGTCGGTGTGCGCCCGCCGTGGGTGTAAACACGCCATGAGCCAAGCTCTGGGTCGTATTTCGCATCGATGGCGACGACGATACACTGTGCGCCAAAGAAATCAGAGCCTTCTGCGATTAATTTTGGATTATTGACAGCAGCAGTATTCAAGGACACTTTGTCAGCTCCTGAACGAAGCATCTTTTTCATATCCTCGAGTGTGTTTATGCCGCCGCCGACAGTGAATGGGATGGCCAGCTCTGATGCGACTTCCCTGACGACGTCGACCATTGTCTTCCTTCCTTCAACAGATGCAGATATATCAAGGAATACGAGCTCATCTGCTCCCTGCTCATCGTAAACGCGCGCCAACTCGACAGGGTCGCCGGCATCGCGAAGCTGCACAAATTGCACTCCTTTTACGACGCGTCCTTCTTTTACATCAAGGCAGGGAATGATCCGTTTGCTCAACATCAGGATCCCCCCAATCCAAGCGCTGATTTTACTGAAAAGCGCCCTTCATAAATAGCTTTGCCGACAATTGCGCCGCTTACGCCATCTTCGCTTAGCTGACGGAGAGCACCTAGATCGTCAAGCGAGCTGACACCTCCAGATGCGATGACGCTTTTGCCTGTTTCCAGGGCAAGCTGGCGGGTTGCCTCGACATTTGGCCCTGTTAGCGTACCATCCGTCGCGATGTCGGTAAAAATAAAGGTCTCTGCTCCGGCGTCAGCGAATCTTTTACCAAGCTCGACAGCACTTACCTCTGAAGTGTTCAGCCAGCCGTGTGTAGCCACGAATCCATTTTTCGCGTCAAGACCAATTGCGATTTTTGCCCCGTACCTCCTGACCATCTCCTCTGCAAACTCCGGATTCGATACAGCAATGCTGCCAATGATGACACGGGTGACGCC
The window above is part of the Mesobacillus jeotgali genome. Proteins encoded here:
- the trxB gene encoding thioredoxin-disulfide reductase is translated as MSEEKIYDVIIIGAGPAGMTAAVYTSRANLSTLMLERGVPGGQMANTEEVENYPGFDHILGPELSTKMFDHAKKFGAEYAYGDVKEIIDGKEYKTIKAGNKEYKARSIIISAGAEYKKLGVPGEQELGGRGVSYCAVCDGAFFKNKELVVVGGGDSAVEEGVYLTRFASKVTIVHRRDELRAQKILQDRAFANDKIDFIWNHTVKQINDKDGKVGSVTLVSTQDGAEKEFAADGVFIYIGMVPLTKPFESLGITNSNGYIETNERMETKVPGIFAAGDIREKTLRQIVTATGDGSIAAQNAQHFVEELQEELKAKA
- a CDS encoding tetratricopeptide repeat protein; this encodes MGKDSKAMKQKGQLLSFVPTGEYYFTKGVKAFHRRDLKKAEKYFRRAMHLEPGEPMIVCQLAIVLSEMGEYQQSNRLLHLVLEELDENMAECHYFLANNYAHLGLFRDAFRHANLYLELNEDGEFAEDANDLLDLLTMEAEEMDEDYYEEDDLIVKQEEARNHLESGEFPKAIEIFQEVIEEYPEYWSAYNNLALAYFYLGEATKARDILNDVLERNPGNLHALCNALVFAHYQGQEKEGQDLKDSLEKIHPIHVEHQFKLGATFALVGEYELAYRWLKKLQKTGFEGDGAFYYWLAHASYFTGRENTAVSAWKKVLEFSPEKEGMEPWADKRDVKFESQVSAILNQLNSDYPEERLFALFLTSLSAKKKEILAADTSTDKMTEMEKSYLAYVSSGKLNSKEDEVKGAHETAKLLYDHHQPIGKNEAGVYIMWFSVFEQAAEAGYDFKNKKAWAAAVDYLWDKLRNIKTSKAAVAKKYGLSVSTLSKYINLANEFLQEEDSI
- the hisIE gene encoding bifunctional phosphoribosyl-AMP cyclohydrolase/phosphoribosyl-ATP diphosphatase HisIE: MNLEELKFDDKGLIPAVVQDAATREVLTVAYMNEESLAKSLETRETWFYSRSRQELWHKGATSGNTQKIVEIKYDCDGDSLVVLVDPAGPACHTGAVSCFSENLLEPSADELTSLGDFAVMLELEKTIRQREQEMPEGAYTTYLFEKGVDKILKKIGEEAAEVIIAAKNRDPEELKWEAADLLYHLMVLLQEQKLPLKEVLGVLNKRKKPSAEE
- the hisF gene encoding imidazole glycerol phosphate synthase subunit HisF — encoded protein: MLSKRIIPCLDVKEGRVVKGVQFVQLRDAGDPVELARVYDEQGADELVFLDISASVEGRKTMVDVVREVASELAIPFTVGGGINTLEDMKKMLRSGADKVSLNTAAVNNPKLIAEGSDFFGAQCIVVAIDAKYDPELGSWRVYTHGGRTPTDWEVIDWAKEAVRLGAGEILLTSMDSDGEKKGFDLRLTRAVSEAVTVPVIASGGAGNAGHFVEAFTEGKADAALAASIFHYRETSVKEVKSHLREKGVTVR
- the hisA gene encoding 1-(5-phosphoribosyl)-5-[(5-phosphoribosylamino)methylideneamino]imidazole-4-carboxamide isomerase, which encodes MKFTIYPAIDMRGGKCVRLLQGDYEKETVYGDSPFEMAKKFADEGAKWIHMVDLDGARDGKRVNDQFVIQSAKELGVNIQIGGGIRSEDDINHYLENGVTRVIIGSIAVSNPEFAEEMVRRYGAKIAIGLDAKNGFVATHGWLNTSEVSAVELGKRFADAGAETFIFTDIATDGTLTGPNVEATRQLALETGKSVIASGGVSSLDDLGALRQLSEDGVSGAIVGKAIYEGRFSVKSALGLGGS